The Lutra lutra chromosome 16, mLutLut1.2, whole genome shotgun sequence genome segment AAAAttatagcaaaaaaacaaaaaacaaaaacctcaatcCCATCACAGACCTCAGAGGTACGGTACCAGTTTGAGAAACACAGACGGGTAGGAACACCCACCCATTCCCTCCCCCAACAAGTCCACCTGCCCTACAGTCAGCTTTACCTCACCAGATGACATCACGCTCGCTTGCTCTGCCTTCCAGCTGGAGGCCTCCACGTTTCTATTCAATCACCTACttaccccacctgcctctctgatcCTCACGTACATCGGTCCCCTGACAGCCTCTCCCAGCACTTGTACCATCCTCCGTAACACCCTCATAACACCCCATTCAGTTGAAACACCACCCATTCTTTAGGATCCAGCTGAAGCCCACTTTCCTCTATGGTTGTCTTCATCTGACCACTTCATTGTGTAGGCATCATTGCTGTCTCCAAAATGTTGGGGTGTTTTAGTCTGAATGACCTAAATAGCCGTCAACTATAACCGCCTTGTATTTTCCTCTGATGATTTCAGAGACCTACAACTTGTCTCCCAAACTAGACTCTGAGCCTCTATACAGCCCTGGtgttgttttcttacttttttctttgtaccCTGGCAGAAAAGGCTCTTGAGCAGGACACACAGTAAATGGCTAATGGATTCTTCTTTTCCTATGTGACTTACTGTTTAATCTACTTGGCTTCCAGCGCTACTGAAGGGATCCTCACCCTCCAACCACTTCCTTCTCACCAGGTACCTTTCTGTCCCCCATCTCCTCACTCCGTAGGTCAGAAAAGAGTGGGAAGTATAAGCATACAGACATTTTCATGGAAAAGTGCACAAAGAGACCCAGATGCCAGATTATATGAGGTCACTAATTTTACTCTTAACCATCTGCCCTTTTCTTCTGATGAATTGGTCATGGTTTGTAGTtaggtatttatgtatttgtggaTGGCATTGTGCATCTATGTGCCTGTTGTACTCACTAGATTATAAGCCCTTTGAGGGCAAGGAAGACATGTGCCTATTTTGCCCCCCATGGTATCCTAAGCTCAGCATAAAGCCAGGTGCAAAGTAGGTGCCGACTACTGTTattgaatgaacaaaagaatgaagagagagTCCAGACAAGGGGCTTTGGCAAGCCTTTGCATTTCTTATAGCCCcagtggaaacaaaacaaaactctccctGCTCTTTCAGACGACACAAGATGTACAAAGAGCAGCTCAACCTCACCTCCAATGACGCTCCCCTGCAGCTCCGACTCGAGGCCAGCTGGGTCCAGTTCCACCTGGGGATCAGCCGCCACGGGCTGTACTCCCGGTCCAGTCCTGTCGTCAGCCAACTCCTCAAGGACATGATGCACTTTCCCACCATCAGTGCTGGTGAGATGCACTGGGTTAGGCGGGATGCACTAACTTTCTCCCGGAGAGGCTGCATAAACCATCTCAGACTGAGCTCTAGAGTGAAATATTAAAGGGTTGGCTCTGACGTGTGGTAGGActgtaagaagaaaaacagaccCTGATCTTTTTCCCTTTGAATGAGATCTTATCACTCTAATCTCATCACCACCGCATCAGAGAACCAGAAGAAAGCATTTCTGTACACATTAAGAATGGTGGTTGCTACCATTTATTGTGAGCTTCTCAGAAACCTGGCAACCTTCTTTTATACAATCACAATATGACATAGATATTATCATGGccattttataggtggggaaactgaggctcagagaggttaagcaacctGGCCAGAGACCCAGTGGTGGTACTGGGATTCAAACACAGTCCTACCATCCCACGTCTGTGTTCTCAAGCACTCCAACAGCCTAGTCACTAACAAGGACCAGACTAGCCTTGATCACACCCCAGGAGCTGCTGGAGCATCTACTCAAGGGCTAGAGGGCatggggcctgggatggagtagGGTGGAGGCTGTAGCCAGCTGGGGCCCCCAGCCATCCCCTGTTGAATGGATAAGGGCCCCAGGTTGCCTCACCATCTCCCCTTCTGTGGTCTGAACCAGGAGGTTAAGGGTGCTGTGTGGTGAGCTCTCCTAGGAGCAAGGCTGGACGTTCTCACTCCATTCTCTTCCTTTACAGATTACAGTCAGGACGAGAAGGCCTTGCTTGGGGCATGTGACTGCACCCAGAGTAAGTGGCCCAACCCTGCCTCTGTCCAGCCCCCTCACCACCACAGCCCCGTGAACCCCGGGACCTGGCGGCAACATGAGGAACCCGCAGAGTGGGTTCACAGAGGAACTCACTCTGTGGTGGTCCTGGTCGGAAGCCGAAGGAGCATGAGTCTCTCTGCTCAGTCTCTAAGAACTCGACATTTCTCTCCACCAATCCACCCACATAGCCACCCACACAGAAGAAAAGGCCTTCAGGAGGAGCTATTCCTAGGGTCCTGCTGGAGAGCATGTGGTCCCCTTTGTCATCAGAATCATCGGAGAGCCTATTAGGAATGAAAAATCTCAATCCCCAATCTGATGTTCCAAATCAGAACCTGGATTTTAACCAAATCCTCAAGGGGTTGGAGGACATTTGTAGGTCTCAGAAGCAGTTGCCCTGGGCAGCAGTTCCCAAGCTGGCCACATTCTAGAATTACCTGGAGATCTTTAGGAAGTACTGAGGACTGTCCTCCACCTCAGGAAGTCTTGGCTCAATGGGTCCAGGCATCAGAATTTTAAAGCCCTCCAGGTGAGTCCAATGCAGCCGAAGTTGAGACCCACTGGGGTAAACAATGACTAGAATAGAATCAGAAAGACAGGCAGGAGATAGAGCAGCTCCCAGGGTGCCACGAGTTGGGTACAGTTGTGCCTGGACACGgagctccccagcccccagagtGGCCAGGCCACCCACTGGCAAGTCACCGCCTGTGATGAGTAACCTCATCCATTTACTTCAACACACTGATCACACATAGAAATTCTGGTATGTGCCATGATGGTAAGGCTTCGGAAGAGCATTTGTAGGACCCGGGGCTTCCCTTTGCTTTGGCCTAGTACCTGCCCACCATTTGCCATGTTATAGAACACAAAGGTGAGTAAGGTATTGTCCCAACCCACGAGGGGCTCACAGCAAGGCCAGGATGGGGCAAAGCGAGTGAAGTTGCCAGAACGCAAAGTGTCAGGAGGCAGGGCCGAGTGCAAGGTAAGGAAGGGGCGCCACAGGTGTGTCAGTCCCCAAACCCTGTGCCGGCCCAGGTGTGCGTTCGGAACTAGAGAGAGATGCAGATAAACGAGTCCAATGCCATGTAACAGGTGGCAGAATCAGAACACACAGGGGTCCCTGGGAAGCACAGAGGGGACGATATCAGTTCTTCTTAGGAAAACATCGTTTAAGGTTTTCAGTGAGGGTTTATCTCAGGAAACCTGCAGCATTTACCCTCTTCCCGTAAGAACAGACTTCAGGATTGTCTTGAGCCCCACCCTGGACATGCTCTCCATGTCCTCACACACTAGAATTTACCCTGCAGTTTTCGAAAGCAAATGCTGGTCTTTAGGATCTTACCacataagaacaaaaagaaatcaactgggttttgtttttttgaaggaCCAAAAGGTCACAGCCCTGAGGTTAGGCTCAGAGACAGTGTtcactctcccttctcccccctcacagtTGTGAAACCCAGCGGGGTCCATCTCAAGCTGGTTCTCAGGTTCTCAGACTTCGGGAAGGCCATGTTCAAACCCATGAGGTAAGTGACCGCCTTCCTCACCTCCGCGTCCAGCTGCAGCAGCCGTGAGGGAATCGGACCAAAAATCAGTGAATgtgggcaggctggggaggggatcTCCTCTTATATTCGggtataaaaacaataataaatctGCACATTCACCCAGTCACCACCCCTCACCAGATCCGGGGGCTGTATTCTCTGAGGAACATCTTATCTGGCCCCTTGGGATGgcaatgatttttattaaaacttagaACTAATTATACGGCAGGAGCTTTACTGTCATTTTTCATATGTGGGCAGGAAAACCACTCACACTGGCCATGTTTTATGTGCGGGAGAGGACCGGAAGTCCcggcccctcctccttctctaccTCGTCACTTACAAACGACCTGCAGAGACTGTCCAAACCAACTGGTTTTCTCTCTGGGTAGAATACAAGAATTTCCAACATTGGGTCACAGAAGCCCTTGTCTATCCTGAGGCCATAACACAAAGTTTAATCTGCATTTGTATAAAATTTCATCCAAAGCCAAACAGCATCATTTTAAAACGTCTTTCTTGAaaaagcatgcatttttttttctatacgtcatttaaagtaaaaacaaaaacaaaaaacaaacgtGTCTCTTATTAAAAAGGGAAAGTACAAGTTTATCTTGGGATAATATAAACTATGGCCATAATTAAAGATAGTATTTTTCATGTAATCTATGGACTAGAGACACTGAGAAATGCATCAGCCCTTGTCAAAGCCTGAGAAGCCCTGATGTAAAAAGGATTTTCAAATTTGAAGTCCCGTCTAGGAGGGCCATACAGAAACGGGGAAATGATgttttagaaaattctaaaagGTGCTGGAGAGACGGTGGATCCTGATGGATGGAATTCAGGAGTTCAAATGTGCGGACGGGGCCCCGTGGACATGCTCCTTGCTGCCTCGGCGCCTGGCGGCGACGCTGGTGAGGAGAAGAGGGGCACGCCGGCACACGGAGGCCTGTCcttccaaggtggctgcacctTTTAAAAACAGGACACCTGATTTGGCAACGGCTCGCCGTGGTTTCCAGGACGTGTGTTTTTTGGCAAAGTGCACATCACTGTTTCAACCGCTGGAGCTGTTTACAGCTTTGGGCAACATTAGGTGTGTTTACATTTGAGTTGCTTCTGCAGCCCTCACGCTGTCCCCCAGGGCCGATCTCTCTTGCACGGGTGTTCACAGCAAGGCAAGTCAAGCTTGGGGTCAGAGGCCACACTGCCCTGAAGAACTGGGAGGCACCTTTCTGAACATTCATACCCAGCAGCCCCGTCGCCCTCGGGCAGGCGTGGTGCTTTTCAGGAATCCATTCGcgattttaaaatgtgtataaatcAATATCCTCTGAACCAGCCTCCCTCGAGCCTCCGGCTGGGCTCACTCTTGGGACCCAGCTGAGGCTTCTCTGAAGGGACGGGCTCATTTTTTCACCCTGTCACCCTAAGACCTGGACCATTTCTGGTCTTCAAATGTCAGCTGTATTAAACTGCATCCCTAGGACGCTTTTCCTTCTAGAAAAGGcccgcctcctcccccacctctaacTCTGGACGTCTGGGTCTCTGCCCCTTTGGTTGGCCAGAAGGTGCCTCTCTCCTGTCTACACCTGCCCAAGAACGTCTGTGTATTTTCCCAACTAACCTACCTTTTAAAAGGATCAGCCGCGGTCCCTGAAAGTGGCTCAGAGAGGAGATGTGGTCCGGGGAGCGTCTGCAGGACCGGGTCTTACAGGAACCCCGAGAATCTTCTCCCAGCCGTGGGAGCCACGGGCTGTCCCTGGCGGGTCGTTCCATCAGGCACACGTGGACACTGAAAGCATGAAAGgctgttttcctctccctctagTCATGCTTCTCAGCCCTCTCTGCTCAGGCTCCCACGAAGTCTGGGTCCAGGGCGTgagtcctcccttccttccagacAGCAGCGAGATGAAGAGACACCCGCTGACTTCTTCTACTTCATCGACTTTCAGAGACACAATGCCGAGATTGCAGCTTTCCACCTGGACAGGTAGGGTGGGGCCCCAGGGACATGGCAGGGACGGGCGCTGGGCAGGACCTCAGGCGGGACCTCCCTGGTGTTTCTTCCTTCCCGCATCCTGTCTTCCTCACGAACCTCAGTGATGCCTTTGAACTCAACACATCTCCCGTTCAACCCCATGTCTGAAAAACACAAGGCCTCTCACGTGGTGAAAAGAATGACCCAGAAGAAAGCTAACCACCCTGTCAGGCTGCTCAGGCTGCCACCTTGGACCTGACCTTGCCCTTCGCTCTGGTTTCCTGATTGGAAACAGGGAGAATACTTCCACTCCCATAGATCCCCTTTCCCCCAAAGGTGAAAGCACATTCCTCAACTTCCTCCCCTCCCATTTGCCCGTCGTGGCTCCTCACGGTGTGTTCTAAGGACCGGCAGCCGGGGCCCCACCCCAGAAACTTTTCAGAAATCCAGAAGCTCGGGCTCACCCTGGCCGGTCTGAATCAAAGCCTGCATGTGAAGGAGAGCCCAGCTCACTCGTACGCCCAGTGATGAATGAAGAGCTCTGACCTAGAACATAGCGTGGACTGTAGGAAGGCTTGTCCAGGAGGCTTGCTGGAATCGGGATTCCTTTTCcaccccttctcccagccccttaGACACAGGTTTGCCCTGGGCACCGTCAGCTCGGTACTGCAGGGcgccctgggctgggggtggtcAGGAACGCCCATCCATTTCTAAGGGGACAACCATCCAACCCCACAATGATCCCCCAATGTGAACAGGGCTCTCTCTCCTTCAGGATTCTGGACTTCCGACGGGTGCCACCCACCGTGGGGAGGCTAGTCAATGTCACCAAGGAAATCCTAGAGGTCACCAAGAATGAAATCCTCCAGAGTGTTTTCTTCGTGTCTCCAGGTAGAGTACTGGCCCGAGCGATGTTCTGGGTGTAGGAGGGTCGGCCCCTGTGGCCACCGATGCGTTCCCAGTGGTCTGAGCACCTGCCAGCCCTCATTGGGGTGGGTTATGCTGCCATCAGACTCTCCCACCCTGGCCCACCCAAGCGTCACACCCGATGAACTGGGGATGGGAAAGGGTCGTGGGTGAGATGCCACGTAGCCTGTGTGGGCATGGACAAGGCCAGCCCCCCTGGACTCAGATGTCACCCACATGAGCACAGCATTCTCATCATCTGGATGGGAGGCTGGGGCCCACACTTTCTCTGCTCTGAGACATTTGAAAAATTGGTACCCAGGATGCTCAGTTTAAAAGCACTAGCAAGCCCCGACATCTGGGAGGGCAATACTGTCTTCTCCTTGCTGCTTGTGCCCAAGCTGTGAGTTGaggccttcccctccctcctggaGGACTTTCccggggtgtggggtggggacaggaacaCGGCATTGCCGCCTCCTTCtcttattccttctctctctctcctcccgtGCCCTCCAGCCAGCAACGTGTGTTTCTTTGCCAAGTGCCCGTACATGTGCAAGACCGAATACGCCGTGTGCGGCAACCCCCACCTGCTGGAGGGCTCCCTCTCCGCGTTCCTGCCGTCCCTCAACCTGGCCCCCAGGCTGTCTGTGCCCAACCCCTGGATCCGATCCTACTCGCTGGCAGGGAAAGAGGAGTGAGTTGGCCTCCTGGGCACGATGCCCATGCCCACGGCCTGGCCGTCTGGTCCCAGAGAGGAGCTGCACCCCTGCAACGAGGCCTTGCCGCCAGCCTGGCTCACGGACCCCCAAGCCTCAATCATTTCCTGATCTCACACCGATCCTAGGGTCAGCGGTGTCTGTTCTCCCCCTTCGGTTCACGCATTCAGTTACAAACAGCCTCCTACGTGCTGGGGGTACGGAGACAAGTGACAGAGGCTTTCCCCAGCCTAGGGGGACGGTCAGATGAGCAGGCCAATCACGAAAACACGGTGTCACACTTGCTGTCATACAGGGAAGCAGTGGGGGGCCCGCAGGAGGGACACCTGCTTCTCCTGAGTAAACCCTGGGAAGCCCAGGCCCCCGAGTCGGGATCAGGGAGGCAGGgttttgggggggcaggggtaCAGGGAGGCGTGAGGAGGGCCCCCAACACCTTGCCATCTTGGCTTTTCCAGCCCCAGGACTTCTTCTCCCCCTCAGGTGGGAGGTCAATCCACTCTACTGTGACACCGTGAAGCAGATATACCCGTACAACAGCAGCAACCGTCTCCTCAACATCATCGACATGGCCATCTTCGACTTCCTGATAGGTAGGTCCCCACGCTCGGGCGCTTGGTGACAGGGGTCTCAGCTGTGGGGCTGGGATTCGCCATGACCCTGGGCCATGAGCTTGAGCCTGGACCATGAGGCCTGTACAACCTTGCACAGCCCACAGCCTCGGAAGCAGTGGGGGTCCCAGGGGACAGAGGTTAACACACTCCCTTCTTTAGAGAGGACCTCAGAAGGCGGGCACGTGGTGGGAAACCCGTCCACATGAGGGACTGTCTGCTCGCCTAGCTCCCCTCTCCCGCTGCACCGTCACTAATAACCGTGGGAAACGGCGTGGGGTCCTGGGTTCAGACTCCCAACTCAACTGCGGACCGGCCTCTGGGCCCGGGGAGGATGGAGAAGTCAGACGCACCTGCCCTCCTTTGCAGGAAATATGGACCGGCACCATTACGAGATGTTCACCAAATTCGGGGATGATGGGTTCCTCATTCACCTTGACAATGCCAGAGGGTAAGTGTCCCAACACCGCTATCCCCCGCCGTGGCCCAGGTGTAGCTGCTCGGGGCCAACCGGAAGCCCACGAGGATGAGGCCCTTCCATGGTCACGTTCCCAGTCGCTCTGCCCTCCTCGTCCCATTCCCTTTTTCCCAGATCTCTGCCAAGTAACGGTGGATTCTCCTGAGACTGCTGCTAGTCAGTTTTCCACATTTTCACTCTGTGGCTCAGTCCCGAACGAATGATGCTTGGTAGTAGCCTCTTTGCACAGAGGCCTTGGGGAGCTGATTGAGGACAAGGGGGCTGGCCCCTGGCATTTTACCCCCGGCTGTGAGTCAGAACAAGGCTGAGGTAGAGGAGAGAGGAAACCATTCAGAGTAAGGTGTGTAGGGGCGAGGGGATTACCCTGAAAGCTCGTCTCCCCTTCCAGGTTTGGACGACACTCCCAGGACGAACTCTCCATCCTGTCGCCGCTGTCCCAGTGCTGCAGGTGAGCTCCCAGTGCCAGGGCAGGTGGTAACTGTGCCCTTCATCCCACTTGCAACTAGGCTCTGGAGGTCCTCACGTTCATTGGTCTAGGACCCCAGGGGGTAGGGGCACAGGCATGACCTCATTCCTTGTCCACCTACAGAAGTTTCCCCAGCAACACCTCCCTCTTCCATCTGGCCACACAGGATGAATGAGGACCTCATCTTTTAAACCCTTTAGCCGCTAACTTTTATCTCGAACCCACCCAGAGAAGGGCTCACCCTTGCAGAGGCTGATCGTCTACAACACGACTCATCAGAGCTCTGCTTCACTCAGCACTCGGAGCAGCTCGTAAATACCACTTGTTCACCATCCGAGTAAACTCCTGATTAGAGTCCCATAAACCGGGGGCGtgtggcaggctcagtcagtataGCAGGCGACTCTTGACCacgggtcatgggttcaagccccatgttgggtacagagatccctgaaaaataaaatccttaggggcgcccaggtggcagAGCcagttgaacgtctgactcttggttttggctcagattgtgatcccggATTtgagggatcgagtcccacattgggctcagtgcatagtctgcttaagactctctccccctgcccctcccccctctaaaataaacaaatctttaataaaataaaaataaaatctttaaaaagcccTATAAACTCATGTCAGATTGAAAGGAAGTATGTGGACTTAGCGTGGCCTCCCTGCTCTAGAGAATGTCTAACTAACCCACTTCCACAACCTGTGTCAGGAGTCAGGCTGGTGAATGGGTCTGCTGGCTCAGCTGCGGTTTCCAGAGCTAACTGGAAATACGGGAGGCACGCCTAGCAAAACCACCTCATTCATTTCCAGCTGGAAAAGTCTGAGCAAAGCATGTTCTTTATCCGCTTCTTTGGTTCATTTAAACGTGCCTCCCTCCAGCGGCACCCCCTACAAGCAGGCTAGGCAGTGGTTGCTGATGACAAGTCGGACACTTAAGCTGCTTACAGATTGGAGTGAAAGTCAGattctcaaaaaagaaatcaagatccTAAAGTCGAGATTGGCTCCACCCCATCTCTATCCCTCTAAGAGTCTGACACAGGGAAATCTAAAACTCGCAAGAAACAACTTAGGCTGAGGGTACCTATGGCTTTTGAGATGGCAAACCTCGTCATCATTTCGCCTACGAGAAACTTCTATGGCTTTAAATCTCCTTCAAATGTCGTTAACTGTCACTTATTTCCTTTCCCTGGTTTTCAATAACATGTGCTTGAGAAGACACTGGGGGAGAAG includes the following:
- the FAM20A gene encoding pseudokinase FAM20A — encoded protein: MPGLRRDRLLTLLLLGALLSADLYFHLWPQVRRQLRPREDPRGCPCARRTSSPAPDSAAASPNPRAAARNFSRARPGAERRSGRGSKLQALFAHPLYRVPEEPPLLGPEDSLLASQEALRYYRRKVARWNRRHKMYKEQLNLTSNDAPLQLRLEASWVQFHLGISRHGLYSRSSPVVSQLLKDMMHFPTISADYSQDEKALLGACDCTQIVKPSGVHLKLVLRFSDFGKAMFKPMRQQRDEETPADFFYFIDFQRHNAEIAAFHLDRILDFRRVPPTVGRLVNVTKEILEVTKNEILQSVFFVSPASNVCFFAKCPYMCKTEYAVCGNPHLLEGSLSAFLPSLNLAPRLSVPNPWIRSYSLAGKEEWEVNPLYCDTVKQIYPYNSSNRLLNIIDMAIFDFLIGNMDRHHYEMFTKFGDDGFLIHLDNARGFGRHSQDELSILSPLSQCCRIKKKTLSHLQLLAQAEYRLSDVMRESLLEDQLSPVLTEPHLLALDRRLQIILQTVEGCVEAHGEQNVIATDPAQQSAPDSSQANLTS